The Myxococcales bacterium genome has a segment encoding these proteins:
- a CDS encoding serine/threonine protein kinase has product MQQATPKQDAEPGALHEGGWASFRGKTLGRYTVVEHLDSGGMAEIFLAVNEGASEGASPVRSGGAGFRKALVLKLLQSRYHDNAQVVEMFKDEARIGARLHHPSIVDIYDFATAEGQHFIAMEHIEGRILTQLIRRGLEVGQPLPLGLAAYICAQVAEGLAYMYEGRDRSGQPLSVVHRDISPTNIIISDRGHTKIIDFGIATDHGDRKEDHEGTARQVLVHVTRAGAGTAARRSFRHLLFGHHPLRDHARPAALPGQAPGHHEAHRGGADPASHLPGPRLSPGARKDRHESPREASPGPLRLGRGDGTRPRCLFGVAARADRRATGGHLLAGDRGAQRRHLGPRPASRRRVRGRGRRLRRRRARLRPGQRRRVAGGSRRDGPAGTFTPTPAARAQGRTGRVRSGRGRAVRASGRARLDGSRGGAAGGPGWGGGSQARTCPCGGGTKGSDILPLPRGANAARPGAGGGRCRLDVREVRGCRRKNEPFSGSTSLGRGRRS; this is encoded by the coding sequence GTGCAGCAAGCCACGCCAAAGCAGGACGCGGAGCCAGGGGCTTTGCATGAGGGGGGCTGGGCCTCGTTTCGGGGCAAAACGCTCGGACGTTACACCGTGGTCGAGCATCTCGACTCGGGGGGCATGGCGGAAATCTTTTTGGCTGTCAACGAGGGTGCATCGGAAGGCGCATCACCGGTTCGCAGCGGGGGTGCAGGGTTTCGGAAAGCGCTCGTGCTCAAGCTCCTTCAGTCCCGCTACCACGACAACGCCCAGGTGGTGGAGATGTTCAAGGACGAAGCGCGCATCGGCGCGCGGCTTCACCATCCGAGCATCGTGGACATCTACGATTTCGCCACGGCCGAGGGGCAGCACTTCATCGCGATGGAGCATATCGAGGGGCGGATCCTCACGCAGCTCATCCGCCGGGGGCTCGAGGTGGGGCAGCCTTTGCCGTTGGGCTTGGCCGCGTACATCTGTGCGCAGGTCGCCGAGGGTTTGGCCTACATGTACGAAGGGCGAGACCGCAGTGGCCAACCGCTGTCGGTGGTGCACCGGGACATCTCGCCGACCAATATCATCATCAGTGACCGGGGGCACACCAAGATCATCGACTTCGGGATCGCCACGGATCACGGAGACCGCAAGGAAGACCACGAGGGGACGGCCCGGCAAGTACTCGTACATGTCACCCGAGCAGGTGCAGGGACAGCGGCTCGACGGTCGTTCCGACATCTTCTCTTTGGGCATCATCCTTTACGAGATCACGCTCGGCCGGCGGCTCTACCGGGGCAAGCCCCAGGTCATCATGAAGCGCATCGTGGAGGAGCAGATCCGGCCTCCCACCTTCCTGGACCGAGACTATCCCCCGGCGCTCGAAAAGATCGTCATGAAAGCCCTCGCGAAGCGTCCCCAGGACCGCTACGCCTCGGCCGAGGCGATGGGACGCGACCTCGATGCCTTTTTGGGGTCGCTGCCCGAGCGGATCGGAGAGCGACAGGTGGCCACCTACTTGCGGGCGATCGAGGCGCCCAGCGCCGCCATCTCGGACCGAGGCCGGCGTCGCGCCGCCGCGTTCGTGGGCGAGGACGACGATTACGAAGACGAAGAGCTCGACTTCGACCGGGGCAGCGAAGGCGCGTGGCGGGTGGCAGCCGACGAGACGGCCCGGCCGGCACCTTCACCCCCACCCCCGCGGCCCGTGCCCAAGGCCGCACCGGCCGCGTCCGAAGCGGGCGGGGCCGTGCGGTCCGAGCCTCTGGCCGAGCCCGCCTCGATGGTTCCCGCGGCGGCGCGGCCGGTGGTCCGGGTTGGGGCGGCGGCTCCCAGGCCAGAACCTGTCCCTGCGGCGGGGGCACAAAAGGCAGCGACATCCTCCCGCTTCCCCGTGGTGCCAACGCTGCTCGCCCTGGCGCTGGCGGCGGCAGGTGCCGCCTGGATGTTCGCGAGGTGAGGGGATGTCGGAGGAAAAATGAGCCCTTTTCAGGCTCGACAAGCCTGGGCAGAGGCCGTAGGTCATAA
- a CDS encoding zinc-ribbon domain-containing protein, with product MKFLCERCGTRYSIADEKVRQKILKIRCKSCDNVITLRDTAVEAGESAPAATASISQVVTRPPVAPPAPVRTGVPALPAARLVAEPVEWHLAVDGQQTGPFSRSQLASKVVTQRADAEVYIWKDGLDGWKDPEQVPEIARAVQAVRSGRSLPPPPRPPAAPPPPRPLSSLAKGAGPLRSVSGRGGSGGPAVGAAVASLSDHVAGFDEGEATQVQPLSAALAADLARGDKLPEADAGSADLEDDSDKTPVAHLSSVSSAAGLERANGLNGHGGLHGAMNGHHEAGRAPAEAAAHGHASPFFPPPVAADDADDGGPAARAPAPDQSMGAESGLSQVMGLGGRVSRNPALKYVALAAGVLILGAAVALAFSGAGGGGAAVTKRSGPAPSESATKRSPEEAEKAAAEEAQKWFAEGEGQGQEATEAHKVAHIGGGPDPRAVKRPAPGSKATGGSDPTAPPPLAPPPAGAQEGAPNAPEERKVDLGLSERRALVAKRAAAAPPIDQSAIRNVVTRKENQDAVKLCYNRVLRRTGSRTGGRIEVTVTIGISGRVKAVDLKSPATLDAVHDCLKTSINRWRFPAGGEDYETGFTLVLSGS from the coding sequence ATGAAGTTTCTTTGCGAGCGCTGCGGGACCCGTTACTCGATCGCTGACGAGAAGGTCCGGCAGAAGATTTTGAAGATCCGTTGCAAGTCGTGTGACAACGTGATCACGCTGCGCGACACTGCCGTCGAAGCGGGCGAGTCCGCCCCTGCGGCCACGGCTTCCATCTCGCAGGTGGTGACGAGACCGCCCGTGGCGCCCCCGGCCCCCGTACGAACGGGTGTGCCCGCGCTACCCGCCGCACGGCTGGTTGCCGAACCGGTCGAATGGCATCTTGCGGTGGATGGGCAGCAGACGGGACCTTTTTCCCGCTCGCAGCTGGCGTCCAAAGTGGTCACCCAGAGAGCGGACGCCGAGGTGTACATCTGGAAGGACGGCCTCGATGGGTGGAAGGACCCGGAGCAGGTGCCCGAGATTGCGCGCGCCGTGCAGGCCGTGCGGTCCGGGCGCTCCCTGCCACCTCCGCCCCGACCTCCGGCGGCGCCACCTCCGCCCCGTCCCCTTTCGTCATTGGCGAAAGGCGCGGGCCCCTTGCGAAGCGTGTCAGGACGGGGGGGATCGGGCGGTCCCGCCGTGGGCGCGGCCGTCGCGAGTCTCTCCGACCACGTGGCTGGCTTCGACGAGGGTGAAGCTACGCAGGTCCAGCCCCTGTCGGCGGCGCTGGCTGCCGACCTGGCGAGAGGCGACAAGCTGCCTGAGGCCGATGCGGGGAGCGCCGACCTCGAGGATGACAGTGACAAAACCCCGGTGGCGCATCTCTCCTCCGTGTCCTCGGCGGCGGGGCTCGAAAGGGCCAACGGTCTCAATGGGCACGGTGGGCTTCACGGTGCCATGAACGGGCATCACGAGGCCGGCCGTGCCCCGGCCGAGGCTGCGGCTCACGGTCATGCCTCGCCCTTTTTCCCACCGCCGGTCGCCGCCGATGACGCCGACGATGGGGGCCCTGCGGCGCGTGCGCCCGCCCCGGACCAGTCGATGGGTGCCGAGTCGGGCCTGTCGCAGGTCATGGGGCTTGGTGGCCGCGTTTCGCGCAACCCGGCTTTGAAGTACGTCGCCTTGGCGGCCGGTGTTCTCATTCTGGGCGCGGCGGTCGCCCTTGCGTTTTCGGGTGCGGGTGGCGGCGGCGCGGCTGTCACCAAACGGTCGGGTCCCGCCCCGTCCGAGAGTGCGACGAAGCGCTCACCGGAGGAGGCAGAAAAGGCCGCCGCCGAGGAAGCCCAGAAGTGGTTCGCCGAGGGGGAAGGCCAAGGGCAGGAAGCCACCGAGGCGCACAAGGTGGCCCACATCGGCGGGGGGCCCGACCCACGCGCGGTCAAGCGTCCGGCCCCTGGCAGCAAGGCCACGGGTGGGAGCGATCCCACGGCGCCGCCTCCGTTGGCGCCTCCGCCTGCTGGCGCTCAAGAGGGAGCGCCGAACGCACCCGAAGAGCGCAAGGTCGACCTGGGCTTGAGCGAGCGTCGCGCGTTGGTGGCGAAGCGAGCTGCCGCCGCACCTCCCATCGATCAGTCGGCCATCCGCAACGTGGTCACCCGCAAGGAGAACCAGGATGCGGTCAAGCTTTGCTACAACCGCGTCCTGCGCCGCACGGGCAGCCGTACCGGTGGCCGCATCGAGGTCACCGTGACCATCGGGATCTCGGGTCGGGTCAAGGCCGTGGATCTGAAATCGCCCGCGACTCTCGACGCCGTTCACGACTGCTTGAAGACCTCCATCAACCGTTGGCGCTTCCCCGCGGGTGGCGAAGACTACGAGACCGGCTTCACGTTGGTCTTGTCGGGCAGCTGA